The Impatiens glandulifera chromosome 3, dImpGla2.1, whole genome shotgun sequence genome contains a region encoding:
- the LOC124930638 gene encoding protein SENSITIVE TO PROTON RHIZOTOXICITY 1-like yields MNNSDNYFPMSAAFQLLPETGLAGAGGDIRLPLLNLSTVRTRMDSLHKFLADSVNGNTLLRQDQMRMVSTEITSAIHQIIVNGAALLACSQPPEITIPPSTDPDPNPNPNPNPILLNSSAGCSEPSRPPPVTNWTKEEVVEEMKDDVSDDDMEIIELDAVELLAEHIHFCEICGKGFKRDANLRMHMRAHGNQFKTAEALAKPDKISPSIAYSSAVGKRKTRFSCPYVGCNRNKKHKKFRPLKSVICVKNHFKRSHCPKMYSCNRCNKKSFSVLADLKSHLKHCGESRWRCSCGTTFSRKDKLFGHMALFEGHMPAVMEDDEKNKIEETERAKEVPIPVDNELFEGLMLDGFDSIEGYCLQDMLGNSSNSNGGFESGLNNDFFNF; encoded by the coding sequence GAATAACTCCGATAACTATTTTCCGATGTCGGCGGCATTCCAGCTGCTGCCGGAAACAGGTCTCGCCGGTGCCGGCGGAGACATTCGTTTGCCGTTGCTGAATCTTTCAACGGTCCGCACTCGAATGGATTCGCTCCACAAATTCCTCGCTGATTCCGTCAACGGAAACACTCTCCTTAGACAGGATCAGATGCGGATGGTTTCTACTGAGATCACCTCCGCCATCCACCAGATTATCGTCAACGGCGCCGCACTCCTAGCCTGTTCTCAACCGCCAGAGATTACAATACCTCCTTCTACCGATCCGGATCcgaatccaaatccaaatccgaATCCGATACTGTTGAATAGTTCCGCCGGATGTTCCGAACCTAGCCGACCGCCGCCGGTTACTAACTGGACTAAAGAAGAGGTCGTCGAGGAGATGAAGGATGACGTTTCGGACGACGATATGGAGATTATTGAATTAGATGCGGTGGAATTGCTCGCTGAACATATCCATTTTTGCGAGATCTGCGGTAAAGGTTTCAAACGAGATGCGAATCTCCGTATGCACATGCGTGCTCATGGAAATCAGTTCAAGACGGCTGAGGCGTTAGCGAAGCCGGATAAAATCTCGCCGTCTATTGCGTATTCGTCCGCCGTCGGCAAACGGAAAACGCGATTCTCGTGTCCGTACGTCGGATGCAATAGGAACAAGAAACACAAGAAGTTTCGCCCTCTGAAATCTGTAATCTGCGTGAAGAATCACTTCAAGAGGAGTCACTGTCCGAAGATGTATTCGTGCAATCGATGCAATAAAAAGAGTTTCTCAGTTTTGGCTGACCTCAAGAGCCACTTGAAGCACTGTGGTGAGTCGCGATGGAGATGCTCGTGCGGAACCACATTCTCACGCAAGGATAAACTGTTCGGTCACATGGCGCTGTTTGAAGGGCACATGCCGGCGGTCATGGAAGATGATGAAAAGAACAAAATAGAAGAGACTGAAAGGGCGAAGGAGGTTCCTATTCCGGTGGATAATGAGTTGTTTGAAGGGCTTATGCTTGATGGGTTTGATTCGATTGAAGGTTACTGTTTACAGGACATGTTAGGCAATTCTTCTAACAGTAATGGAGGTTTTGAATCCGGATTGAATAATGATTTCTTCAACTTTTGA